From the genome of Nicotiana sylvestris chromosome 2, ASM39365v2, whole genome shotgun sequence, one region includes:
- the LOC104231095 gene encoding uncharacterized protein, with amino-acid sequence MALKFLNKKGWHTGSLRNIENVWKAEQKHEAEQKKLEELRKQILEERERSEFRQLQEQAGLVPRQERLEFLYDSGLAVGKGSSSGFESLAKPTDPGTTAASSSSAKPQASVPSAPGALFEDKPQSSNDAWRKLHSDPLLMIRQREQEALARVKNNPVQMAMIRKSVETMKNKDKMHDGKEKDERRHKHRDKKSKHHHSKSKHLRNPSPRQTSDLDEDSSEDDSRRKKVSHQEKKFNERKSSLLRVPEGDDDIGREKTKSRHGNLEAEKYERQTRSDFAPRHESRHNSRRPVRLSEEERAARLQEMQRDAEVHEEQRWKRIKKAEEKDAKEAVHVGLSGGKNFLDAAQRSVYGAGKGGSSTIEESVRRRTHYSQRAEASEGNAFRR; translated from the coding sequence ATGGCTTTGAAGTTCTTGAATAAGAAGGGATGGCACACGGGGAGTCTTCGGAACATTGAAAATGTATGGAAAGCAGAGCAGAAGCATGAGGCCGAACAGAAGAAGTTGGAGGAGCTCCGCAAGCAGATCCTGGAGGAGCGTGAGCGCAGTGAGTTTCGCCAACTTCAGGAACAAGCTGGCTTGGTTCCCAGGCAAGAGAGGCTGGAATTTCTCTATGATTCTGGGTTAGCTGTTGGCAAGGGAAGTTCTAGTGGATTTGAATCTTTGGCCAAGCCGACCGATCCTGGAACAACTGCTGCTTCCAGTTCTTCTGCGAAGCCGCAAGCATCTGTGCCATCTGCGCCAGGAGCTCTATTTGAGGATAAGCCACAATCTTCCAATGATGCTTGGAGGAAACTCCATTCAGATCCCTTGCTTATGATTCGTCAGCGAGAGCAAGAAGCGCTAGCACGTGTGAAGAACAACCCTGTCCAGATGGCCATGATTCGAAAATCTGTTGAAACGATGAAGAATAAGGATAAGATGCATGATGGGAAAGAGAAGGATGAACGCAGACATAAGCATCGAGACAAGAAATCAAAGCATCACCACTCAAAGTCAAAGCATTTAAGGAATCCTTCACCTAGACAAACCTCTGATCTAGATGAAGACTCGAGCGAAGACGATTCCAGGAGAAAGAAAGTCTCTCACCAGGAGAAGAAGTTTAATGAGCGGAAATCGTCTCTGTTACGAGTTCCTGAAGGAGACGATGATATTGGCAGAGAAAAAACTAAGAGTAGGCATGGTAATCTTGAAGCTGAGAAGTACGAGAGGCAGACAAGGTCTGATTTTGCACCAAGGCATGAATCACGTCATAACTCTCGTAGGCCTGTTAGGCTTTCTGAAGAAGAGAGAGCTGCCCGTCTACAGGAGATGCAGAGAGATGCTGAGGTGCATGAGGAGCAAAGATGGAAAAGAATTAAGAAGGCAGAGGAAAAGGACGCTAAGGAAGCTGTTCATGTTGGCTTGTCTGGTGGTAAGAATTTTCTGGACGCTGCTCAAAGAAGTGTTTATGGTGCTGGGAAGGGAGGAAGCTCCACAATTGAAGAAAGTGTTCGTCGCCGAACACATTATTCGCAGAGAGCAGAAGCGTCAGAAGGCAATGCTTTTCGGCGATAA
- the LOC104231094 gene encoding NAC domain-containing protein 37-like, with protein sequence MDTNESCVPPGFRFHPTDEELVGYYLRKKIASQKIDLDVIRDIDLYRIEPWDLRDKCRIGYEEQNEWYFFSHKDKKYPTGTRTNRATMAGFWKATGRDKAVYDKLKLIGMRKTLVFYKGRAPNGQKTDWIMHEYRLESDENGPPQEEGWVVCRAFKKKITGQTKTNMGEGWESNYFNEEPSTAVSSIVDPLEYITRQPPPPNFMAQNLLCKQEMELAENNNLNFSYSNSDQFVQLPQLESPTLPLIKRPISSMSLVSENSNQEDDEQTINKRCSTINSTSQNVTGDWRALDKFVASQLSHDNHEQESRYEADHGLLSSFEEEAHNYSDLGMLLLLSERTEGPKLNEILSSSSDDFDTGVCIFDK encoded by the exons ATGGATACAAACGAATCATGCGTTCCACCTGGATTTCGATTTCATCCAACGGATGAAGAACTCGTTGGATACTATCTTAGAAAGAAAATTGCATCACAAAAAATTGATCTTGATGTTATAAGAGACATTGATCTATACAGAATTGAGCCATGGGATCTGCGAG ATAAATGCCGGATCGGATATGAAGAGCAGAACGAGTGGTATTTCTTCAGTCACAAGGATAAGAAGTATCCAACAGGGACGAGAACAAATAGGGCAACAATGGCAGGGTTTTGGAAGGCTACAGGACGAGACAAGGCTGTGTACGATAAATTGAAACTTATAGGTATGAGGAAAACCCTAGTCTTCTACAAGGGTAGGGCACCTAATGGCCAGAAAACTGACTGGATTATGCACGAATATCGACTCGAATCCGACGAGAATGGTCCTCCACAG GAAGAAGGATGGGTGGTTTGTAGAGCATTTAAGAAGAAAATTACAGGGCAAACGAAGACCAATATGGGTGAAGGTTGGGAATCAAATTACTTCAACGAAGAACCAAGTACTGCAGTTAGCTCAATAGTAGATCCTCTTGAATACATAACAAGGCAGCCTCCTCCTCCAAATTTCATGGCACAAAATCTACTATGCAAACAAGAGATGGAATTAGCTGAAAACAATAATCTCAATTTTTCCTATAGTAATTCTGATCAATTTGTACAGCTTCCACAGCTAGAAAGCCCCACTCTACCACTCATAAAAAGGCCAATTAGCTCCATGTCACTGGTGTCCGAGAATAGTAATCAAGAAGACGATGAACAGACGATAAATAAACGATGTAGTACTATTAATAGTACTAGCCAAAATGTAACAGGGGATTGGAGGGCACTTGACAAATTTGTAGCATCTCAATTGAGTCATGATAATCATGAACAAGAGAGTAGATATGAAGCAGATCATGGGTTACTTTCCAGCTTTGAAGAAGAAGCTCACAATTATTCAGATTTGGGAATGCTGCTATTGCTGAGTGAAAGGACAGAAGGGCCAAAGCTGAATGAGATTTTGAGTTCAAGCTCTGATGATTTTGATACTGGCGTTTGCATATTTGACAAATGA